A genome region from Hevea brasiliensis isolate MT/VB/25A 57/8 chromosome 7, ASM3005281v1, whole genome shotgun sequence includes the following:
- the LOC110670058 gene encoding transcription factor MYB4: MVRAPYFDKNGLKKGAWSPEEDYKLRAYIMRYGHWNWRELPKYAGLQRCGKSCRLRWMNYLRSGVKHGNYSKEEEDLIIKLHKQLGNKWSRIAAQLPGRTDNEIKNYWHTHLKKLTKESNSEPGLKEDYSMEQPSETSQCEVISKNGDLKVEKFVPDTPSHGILESSPLSPEPSSSELSHWTSDSALVTVSSTSSSSDWIAEDSLPSFETFENTSEDFWTSEDFWTQPFVADQDGYRLPMLEDGLVSSFLTSYEDSIDLFYQVMQELPEN, encoded by the exons ATGGTGAGAGCTCCCTACTTCGACAAAAATGGACTCAAGAAAGGTGCTTGGAGTCCTGAAGAAGACTACAAGTTAAGAGCGTATATTATGAGATACGGCCATTGGAACTGGCGTGAACTTCCCAAATATGCAG GACTACAAAGATGTGGCAAGAGTTGCAGATTGAGATGGATGAACTACCTTCGTTCGGGTGTAAAACATGGAAACTACTCCAAAGAAGAAGAGGATttaatcatcaaattacataaacAATTAGGAAATAA ATGGTCAAGGATAGCTGCACAATTACCGGGAAGAACAGACAATGAGATCAAAAATTACTGGCACACCCATCTGAAGAAACTCACAAAGGAAAGCAATAGTGAACCTGGATTGAAAGAAGATTACTCAATGGAGCAACCAAGTGAAACTTCTCAATGTGAGGTCATCAGCAAGAATGGAGATCTGAAAGTTGAGAAATTTGTCCCAGATACTCCTTCACACGGAATATTGGAAAGCTCTCCATTATCCCCAGAGCCTTCTTCTAGCGAGCTTTCCCACTGGACCTCAGATTCTGCACTGGTTACAGTATCTAGTACAAGTTCAAGTTCAGACTGGATTGCGGAAGATAGCCTCCCTTCATTTGAAACATTTGAAAATACAAGTGAAGATTTCTGGACAAGTGAAGATTTCTGGACCCAACCTTTTGTAGCAGACCAAGATGGCTATAGATTACCAATGCTAGAGGATGGACTTGTATCTTCGTTTTTGACAAGCTATGAAGATAGTATAGATTTGTTCTACCAGGTGATGCAAGAACTTccagaaaattaa